One Rhodococcus sp. P1Y DNA window includes the following coding sequences:
- a CDS encoding MaoC family dehydratase, whose protein sequence is MNIEVGQSLPARIIESVDPEKMKLLSALMRDPNPIHFDRVAVAQLGMGDKTVNQGPSNMAYVLSMLGQWAGGSDRITHYRFRFLGNVFEGDRLEALGVVTAVTEKIDRLEVECSLSLTVMGGAEVLTGAGTVLLPKEHA, encoded by the coding sequence GTGAATATCGAAGTGGGCCAATCCCTTCCTGCTCGCATCATCGAGAGCGTTGACCCGGAGAAGATGAAGCTTCTGTCGGCATTGATGCGGGACCCCAACCCGATCCATTTCGATCGCGTGGCCGTCGCGCAACTCGGCATGGGTGACAAGACAGTCAACCAAGGTCCGAGCAACATGGCGTACGTGTTGTCGATGCTCGGCCAGTGGGCCGGTGGATCCGATCGCATCACCCATTACCGATTCCGTTTCCTGGGCAACGTGTTCGAGGGTGACCGGCTGGAGGCGTTGGGAGTCGTGACGGCAGTGACCGAGAAGATCGATCGGCTCGAAGTCGAGTGTTCGCTTTCCTTGACCGTCATGGGCGGCGCCGAGGTCCTCACCGGTGCAGGAACCGTTCTACTACCGAAGGAGCATGCATGA
- a CDS encoding MaoC family dehydratase N-terminal domain-containing protein: MTEDELTALVGTRMPGGSRTLEKWWVTLVLDAMECSPEDGASHPTFVFLVATGSMGWTWNELFDVFHATEADGPMFGETNTTVHTPLQTGETYTVRGEIVSAARKTGKKTGVFDIVGYRLDVLDAQAELVASTTNSIVFPRRGEAA, translated from the coding sequence ATGACCGAGGACGAACTCACAGCCCTCGTCGGAACACGAATGCCCGGCGGCAGCAGGACGTTGGAGAAGTGGTGGGTCACCCTGGTGCTCGACGCCATGGAGTGCTCACCGGAGGACGGAGCCTCGCATCCGACGTTCGTGTTTCTCGTTGCCACCGGGTCGATGGGGTGGACGTGGAACGAACTGTTCGACGTCTTCCATGCGACCGAAGCAGATGGTCCGATGTTCGGCGAAACGAATACAACTGTTCACACCCCGTTGCAGACGGGGGAGACCTACACGGTCCGTGGCGAGATCGTCTCGGCTGCGCGCAAAACGGGCAAAAAGACGGGCGTGTTCGACATCGTCGGCTATCGCTTGGACGTGCTCGACGCACAGGCCGAGCTCGTCGCGTCCACCACCAACTCCATCGTCTTCCCGCGTCGAGGGGAGGCCGCGTGA
- a CDS encoding class I adenylate-forming enzyme family protein translates to MLNQGLIPAKWAALTPNRQAVFDVPNDRRITFSELDERVRRLANGLRDLGLEKGDRVAVLTRNSVEFQELYFAAGQAGLVLQPLNWRLGIKQLIGLIADAAPKVIITAAEWSETKLELQRSVNVDNWLEFGADSDGSYDELLARSSAAEPIWTPSIGGDDPFFILYTGGTTGESKGAIHTHTSAANGMLNQTVAERVVPTDVYMLTGQMYHIPVVLSMNYMKHGCPVVLVNFEAQQALEIIESEKVSAFLGITTMLNWMMAVPNFASYDLSSLRNIQYGGGPMPSTIVRAALESFPCTLIQGYGQTEGTTMSFLSQEDHLAAVKGHDVHRLKSCGREGFVTTIRIVDAFGEEVPRDGKTPGEIVVRSESNMIGYLNRPELTKDTLRDGWMWTGDIATWDEDRYIYIVDRAKDMIISGGENIFSVQVEEAIGAHPSVLECAVIGVPDDEWGEAVKAVVVLKPGTTATEQDIIDVAKKNLASYQKPRSVDFVSALPKAPTGKIMKRDLRSPYWEATGRSV, encoded by the coding sequence GCCTGGAAAAGGGCGATCGTGTCGCCGTCCTGACACGCAATAGCGTCGAGTTCCAGGAGCTGTACTTCGCTGCTGGACAAGCGGGACTGGTTCTGCAGCCGCTCAATTGGCGCCTAGGGATCAAGCAGCTCATCGGACTGATCGCCGATGCTGCGCCGAAGGTGATCATCACCGCGGCCGAGTGGTCCGAGACCAAGCTCGAGCTGCAACGTTCGGTGAATGTCGATAATTGGCTCGAGTTCGGCGCCGACTCCGATGGTTCCTACGACGAGCTCCTGGCACGCTCGAGCGCGGCCGAACCCATCTGGACACCGTCGATCGGCGGAGACGACCCGTTCTTCATCCTCTACACGGGCGGAACCACCGGCGAATCCAAAGGTGCGATCCACACCCATACCAGCGCGGCAAACGGGATGCTCAATCAGACTGTGGCCGAACGTGTCGTACCTACCGACGTGTACATGCTCACCGGTCAGATGTACCACATTCCTGTAGTTCTCTCGATGAACTACATGAAGCACGGTTGTCCGGTGGTGCTGGTCAACTTCGAAGCGCAGCAGGCACTAGAGATCATCGAGTCCGAGAAGGTCTCCGCTTTCCTCGGCATCACCACGATGCTCAACTGGATGATGGCCGTCCCGAATTTCGCTTCGTACGACCTGTCCAGCCTTCGCAACATTCAGTACGGCGGCGGGCCGATGCCGTCGACCATCGTGCGTGCGGCGCTCGAATCCTTCCCGTGCACGCTGATCCAGGGTTACGGGCAGACCGAGGGTACGACGATGTCCTTCCTGTCCCAGGAGGATCACCTCGCCGCGGTCAAGGGTCACGACGTGCACCGTCTGAAGTCCTGCGGCCGCGAAGGTTTCGTCACCACCATTCGAATCGTCGACGCATTCGGTGAAGAAGTCCCACGTGACGGCAAGACCCCAGGCGAGATCGTCGTTCGGTCGGAGTCGAACATGATCGGCTACCTGAACCGCCCGGAATTGACCAAGGACACGCTGCGTGACGGCTGGATGTGGACCGGTGACATCGCGACGTGGGACGAAGACCGGTACATCTACATCGTCGACCGAGCCAAGGACATGATCATCTCCGGCGGAGAGAACATCTTCAGCGTGCAGGTCGAGGAAGCCATCGGCGCACACCCGTCGGTACTCGAATGCGCTGTCATCGGTGTTCCCGACGACGAATGGGGTGAGGCCGTCAAAGCTGTCGTCGTACTCAAACCAGGGACGACGGCCACCGAACAGGACATCATCGACGTTGCGAAGAAGAACCTGGCGTCGTACCAGAAGCCGCGGTCGGTCGACTTCGTCTCGGCCCTGCCCAAGGCACCCACCGGCAAGATCATGAAACGTGATCTGCGGTCGCCCTACTGGGAGGCGACGGGCCGCAGCGTATGA